GCCCCACCCCGCTGCGGGCCCTCCCCCTACGTCCGAGGCCTGGTCTGTACCAGCACGGTTCCCGGCCCCGCCACGTCGAGAGCCAGCCCCGTACCGGTCTTGATCGACTGCGGTTCCGCCGGGTCGAGCGCCCGCAGCCTCACCTGCACGGTGTCGGGGAAAGCCAGGACGAACAGCGGGTTCACTGTTACCACCTCCCCCGCCTTCAGCGACAGGGCGTCGACGGGGCCCCGGCAGGCGAACACCAGCGGTCCGGTTCCACTGTAGTGCTTCAAGAACCCGGAATCGCCGCCGAAGAGCGTCTGGTGCGCGGGCCACGGGTGGTCGTGACGTACGGTGGCGGGCCTGGCCAACACCGCGTCGGAAGCCACCGACCAGCCGAGCTGCCCGCTCAGTTCCAGCGGGTACGCATCCCCCGGATGCCGGGGGGCGAGGTCGATCCAGCCTCCCTGGGCGGGGGCCGTGAAGATCGCGGGGCCGCGTCCCTTGCCCTTCCTGGACCGTGTGACCCCGAAACTGTGCGCGAGCACGGTGTCGGGATGGGCCTCCACGGCCTCGCCCCCGGCGAGGTTCACCCGAGCGATCCCGAACGCGGGAGTGTGCCGAGTTTGGACGTGCATCGGACTACCGGGAGGGCATCCGGGCCATCAACCACGCCACCAGCGCACTCGGGTTACGGGTCTGCGTCAGGATCTGCCCCGGTCCCGCGAAGTCGAACACGAAGCCCTCGCCGCTCTTCAGCGACTGGATGACTCCCTGCGCCACCTTGCGCAGCTGGGACTGCACGGTGTCGGCGTAGGCGACGACGTGGCCGGAGTCGATGGTGACGTACTCGCCCGGCTGCAGGGTCACGACGTCGATCGCTCCGTAGCAGGACACGAGCAACTGCCCCTGCCCCTGGGCGTGGGTGAGGAAGCCGCCCTCACCGCCGAAGAGGTTGCCGAAGCCACCCCACTTGGTCTCCAGGTGGATGCCGTACGAGTTGGCCAGCCACGATCCCCTGGTCACGCACCAGCCGACCCGGCCGTCCATCTCGATCACCCGGATGTCGCCGGGCAGCCCGCCCGCGACGTCCACCCAGCCCCCGTTGGGAGGAGCCGTGTAGGTCGACACGAACAGCGACTCACCCCCGAAGATGGCCCGACCGAGACCCTTCATGACGCCGCCCTGCGTGCTGGCCTGCATGTGCATGCCGTAGCTGGTGGCGACCATGGCCCCCGCCTCCACCTGCGCGGGCTCGTTGGGCGCGAGCAGCAGCCTCGCGACCGCGAAGGACGGCTGATGACGGATCTCTACCTGCACTGTGTCTCCCCTGTTCGTGCAAACTCCGGCGCCGAGAAGTTTGGCATGTGGCCTCGGGGAGGCGAGGATGGTCCGGTGATCTCCGTCGAAGAACACAGTGCGAGGGTCCGCGACGTGGTCGGCACTCGGCCGGTGGTCCGGCGCGCACTGACCGACTGCGCGGGGCTGGTCCTTGCCGAGGACGTCACCGCCGGCGTGCCGCTACCACCGTTCGACAACTCCGCGATGGACGGCTACGCCGTGCGCTCGGCGGACGTGGCGAACGCACGAAAGGACGCGCCCGTGGAGCTGCCCGTGGCGGCCGACATCCCCGCGGGTCGCACGGACGTTCCGGAACTCGCGCCGGGCACGGCGCACCGGATCATGACGGGGGCACCGGTACCGCGAGGCGCCGACAGCGTCGTCATGGTGGAACACACCGACGGCGGGACGCGAAGCGTGTCGATCTCCACCGCCGTTCCCGAGGGTGCCCACGTGCGTCGCGCGGGCGAGGACGTCGGGCGGGGAGACGTCGTCCTGCGTGCCGGAACGGTGTTGGGACCCGCGCAGCTCGGGCTCGCCTCCGCGGTCGGGGTCGATCGGCTTCCCGTGTTCGCGCCGCCGCGGGTCCTCGTCGTGTCCACGGGTACCGAGCTCGTCCACCCGCCCCGGCCACTGCGGCCCGGTCAGATCTACGAGTCCAACAGCGTGATGCTCGAAGCGGGTCTCGCGGCGCTCGGCTGCCACGTGGAGACCGTGCGCAGCGTCGCCGACGACGTCGCCGAGTTCCGCGCCGTCGTGGAACCGAAGCTGGCGGAGGCCGATCTCGTGGTGACCTCGGGGGGTGTGAGCGCCGGGGCGTACGAGGTGGTCAAGGACGCGCTCACCGACGTCGGTGTCACCTTCGGCAAGGTGGCCATGCAGCCGGGTGGCCCGCAGGGCTGCGGACGCTGGCACGGCGTGCCGGTGGTGACGCTGCCCGGAAACCCGGTGAGCGTGCTCGTGTCGTTCGAGGTGTTCGTGCGTCCGGCGCTGTTGGCCGCGCTCGGCCACGCGAACCCGGAACGCCCGCGCGCACGAGCCCGGCTGACCGAGACATTGCCGTCGCCGAAGGGCAAACGCCAGTTCCGGCGCGGCCGCTACTCACCGGGCGAGGACCGGGCGGTGGTGGCTCCGGTGGGCGGTCCGGGTTCCCATCTGCTGGCCTCGCTCGCCCGCGCCAACTGCCTCGTCGTCCTCGACGAGGAGACCACCGAGGCCCCGAAGGACTCGACGGTCGACGTCCTCCTCCTGTGAGGAGAAGAGCACGTCCGACGCCGCGAACACGGGACGCCGACCCGACCGAGATCCGTACACGTGTGCTTGCGTTGCGTGATCGACCACTGCTCTAGGCTCGCGCGGCATGGGTTTCTTCTCGTGGATCGTCTTCGGCGCGCTGGCGGGCTGGGCGGCCGGGCTGATCGTCGGAGCGGACCGGCGCCGCCAGGGCTGCATTCTGAAC
The window above is part of the Saccharomonospora glauca K62 genome. Proteins encoded here:
- a CDS encoding AIM24 family protein, coding for MHVQTRHTPAFGIARVNLAGGEAVEAHPDTVLAHSFGVTRSRKGKGRGPAIFTAPAQGGWIDLAPRHPGDAYPLELSGQLGWSVASDAVLARPATVRHDHPWPAHQTLFGGDSGFLKHYSGTGPLVFACRGPVDALSLKAGEVVTVNPLFVLAFPDTVQVRLRALDPAEPQSIKTGTGLALDVAGPGTVLVQTRPRT
- a CDS encoding TIGR00266 family protein, with protein sequence MQVEIRHQPSFAVARLLLAPNEPAQVEAGAMVATSYGMHMQASTQGGVMKGLGRAIFGGESLFVSTYTAPPNGGWVDVAGGLPGDIRVIEMDGRVGWCVTRGSWLANSYGIHLETKWGGFGNLFGGEGGFLTHAQGQGQLLVSCYGAIDVVTLQPGEYVTIDSGHVVAYADTVQSQLRKVAQGVIQSLKSGEGFVFDFAGPGQILTQTRNPSALVAWLMARMPSR
- the moeA gene encoding molybdopterin molybdotransferase MoeA; amino-acid sequence: MISVEEHSARVRDVVGTRPVVRRALTDCAGLVLAEDVTAGVPLPPFDNSAMDGYAVRSADVANARKDAPVELPVAADIPAGRTDVPELAPGTAHRIMTGAPVPRGADSVVMVEHTDGGTRSVSISTAVPEGAHVRRAGEDVGRGDVVLRAGTVLGPAQLGLASAVGVDRLPVFAPPRVLVVSTGTELVHPPRPLRPGQIYESNSVMLEAGLAALGCHVETVRSVADDVAEFRAVVEPKLAEADLVVTSGGVSAGAYEVVKDALTDVGVTFGKVAMQPGGPQGCGRWHGVPVVTLPGNPVSVLVSFEVFVRPALLAALGHANPERPRARARLTETLPSPKGKRQFRRGRYSPGEDRAVVAPVGGPGSHLLASLARANCLVVLDEETTEAPKDSTVDVLLL